The following coding sequences are from one Apus apus isolate bApuApu2 chromosome 28, bApuApu2.pri.cur, whole genome shotgun sequence window:
- the PTGES3 gene encoding prostaglandin E synthase 3 isoform X2: MQPSPASAKWYDRRDYVFVEFCVEDSKDVHVNFEKSKLSFSCLGGSDNFKHLNEIDLFNNIDPNESKHKRTDRSILCCLRKGESGQAWPRLTKERAKLNWLSVDFNNWKDWEDDSDEDMSNFDRFSEMMNNMGGDDDVDLPEVDGADDDSPDSDDEKMPDLE; this comes from the exons gcagcccagccccgccTCCGCCAAGTGGTACGACCGCAGGGACTACGTCTTCGTCGAGTTCTGCGTTGAGGACAGTAAAGATGTTCATGTAAATTTTGAAAAATCCAAACTGTCGTTCAG TTGTCTTGGAGGAAGTGATAACTTTAAACATTTAAACGAAATCGACCTTTTTAATAATATTGATCCAAAT GAGTCAAAGCATAAAAGAACAGACAGATCCATCCTCTGCTGTTTACGAAAAGGCGAATCGGGGCAGGCGTGGCCACGGTTAACAAAAGAGCGGGCGAAG CTCAACTGGCTCAGCGTGGACTTCAACAACTGGAAAGACTGGGAGGACGATTCAGATGAGGACATGTCCAACTTTGATCGCTTTTCCGAG ATGATGAACAACATGGGTGGTGACGACGATGTAGACTTGCCAGAAGTAGACGGGGCAGATGAT gacTCACCAGACAGTGATGATGAAA AAATGCCAGATCTGGAGTAA
- the ATP5F1B gene encoding ATP synthase subunit beta, mitochondrial yields MLGLAGRCSAAAAAAAARPLLRRGAGPGRDLLPLLLSRGAGPVAAVGARRDYAAQAAPAAKAGSTTGRIVAVIGAVVDVQFDEGLPPILNALEVQGRETRLVLEVAQHLGENTVRTIAMDGTEGLVRGQKVLDSGAPIRIPVGPETLGRIMNVIGEPIDERGPITTKQFAAIHAEAPEFVEMSVEQEILVTGIKVVDLLAPYAKGGKIGLFGGAGVGKTVLIMELINNVAKAHGGYSVFAGVGERTREGNDLYHEMIESGVINLKDATSKVALVYGQMNEPPGARARVALTGLTVAEYFRDQEGQDVLLFIDNIFRFTQAGSEVSALLGRIPSAVGYQPTLATDMGTMQERITTTRKGSITSVQAIYVPADDLTDPAPATTFAHLDATTVLSRAIAELGIYPAVDPLDSTSRIMDPNIVGPEHYDVARGVQKILQDYKSLQDIIAILGMDELSEEDKLTVARARKIQRFLSQPFQVAEVFTGHMGKLVPLKETIKGFKQILAGEYDHLPEQAFYMVGPIEEAVAKAEKLAEEHA; encoded by the exons ATGTTGGGGCTCGCGGGTCGCTGctcggccgccgccgccgccgccgccgctcggCCCCTCCtgcgccgcggggccgggccgggccgcgaCCTCCTGCCGCTGCTCCTCAGCCGCGGGGCCGGCCCGGTCGCCGCTGTCGGGGCGC GACGGGACTATGCCGCGCAGGCGGCCCCCGCCGCCAAGGCCGGCTCCACCACCGGCCGCATCGTGGCCGTCATCGGCGCCGTGGTGGATGTGCAGTTCGACGAGGGGCTGCCCCCCATCCTGAACGCCCTTGAGGTGCAGGGCAGAGAGACGCggctggtgctggaggtggcCCAGCACCTAG GGGAGAACACGGTGCGCACCATCGCCATGGATGGGACAGAGGGGCTGGTGAGGGGACAGAAGGTGCTGGACTCGGGCGCTCCCATCCGCATCCCTGTGGGCCCTGAGACCTTGGGCAGGATCATGAATGTCATTGGGGAGCCCATCGATGAGAGGGGCCCCATCACGACCAAACA gtttgctgccatccacgCTGAAGCCCCCGAGTTTGTGGAGATGAGCGTTGAGCAGGAGATCCTGGTGACAGGGATCAAGGTGGTGGATCTTCTGGCTCCCTATGCCAAGGGTGGCAAGATCG GTTTGTTTGGAGGTGCTGGTGTCGGCAAGACGGTGCTGATCATGGAGCTGATCAACAACGTGGCCAAAGCCCACGGTGGGTACTCGGTGTTCGCCGGCGTGGGGGAGCGAACCCGCGAGGGCAACGACTTGTACCACGAGATGATTGAGTCCGGGGTCATCAACCTGAAAGATGCCACGTCCAAG GTCGCCCTGGTCTACGGGCAGATGAATGAGCCCCCAGGTGCCCGCGCCAGAGTGGCCCTGACAGGACTGACAGTGGCCGAGTACTTCAGGGACCAGGAGGGTCAGGACGTGCTGCTCTTCATCGACAACATCTTCCGCTTCACCCAGGCGGGCTCTGAG GTGTCCGCCCTGCTGGGGAGAATCCCCTCCGCTGTGGGCTACCAGCCCACCCTGGCCACCGACATGGGCACCATGCAGGAGCGGATCACCACCACACGCAAGGGCTCCATCACCTCAGTGCAG gCCATCTACGTGCCTGCTGATGACCTGACAGACCCTGCCCCCGCCACCACCTTTGCCCACCTGGACGCCACCACGGTGCTGTCCCGCGCCATCGCCGAGCTGGGCATCTACCCGGCCGTGGACCCGCTGGACTCCACCTCCCGCATCATGGACCCCAACATCGTGGGCCCCGAGCACTATGATGTGGCCCGAGGGGTGCAGAAGATCTTGCAG gACTACAAGTCCCTGCAGGACATCATTGCTATCCTGGGTATGGACGAGCTCTCCGAGGAGGACAAGTTGACGGTCGCTCGGGCACGCAAAATCCAGCGGTTCCTGTCACAGCCCTTCCAGGTGGCCGAGGTCTTCACTGGCCACATGGGCAAGCTGGTGCCGCTGAAGGAGACCATCAAGGGCTTCAAGCAGATCCTGGCAG GCGAGTATGACCACCTACCAGAGCAGGCCTTCTACATGGTGGGGCCCATCGAGGAGGCAGTGGCCAAGGCAGAGAAGCTGGCCGAGGAGCATGCATGA
- the BAZ2A gene encoding LOW QUALITY PROTEIN: bromodomain adjacent to zinc finger domain protein 2A (The sequence of the model RefSeq protein was modified relative to this genomic sequence to represent the inferred CDS: deleted 1 base in 1 codon; substituted 1 base at 1 genomic stop codon), translated as METNNHFNFTGLSSAPAASGPKPTPASGDSPFPPGSLLSFPTQGKSLNGGTNVNGFSTVSHPSTSGTSAAGSPPLRTYDCLWDYAPFPPASGLKDGSPAAPALAPLGQFPLNGMAGGSRPASPGHSSNLRGAGQEFWGNGTPGPMGLNFDSQELYDSFHDQSFELMQNGPAGFFAAAQPSPMLGSDTRPFSLPPEEPGPGGGDADTTAKEIPPAMAENGGGLVGSMELEEPQTDLKICDYNVSVPGPVPLEQEGPGLSPSVGSSCLGDTSPMAPQLEDAHILSGDPLEPFESLARDPGTGDLYAMDDSQLVSDKSPLEVPPDLPTSPPLHAGPFSLLPTSPSPPPLLAGPSSLHDGSINHEGPEESRSLELDPPLEPESPAPSAEEEEEEEEEEAAADSYPEPSAALGAEGEAAPLSASAAGDIPRRRIATQDEVRFPLQHGWRREVRIRRGNHRWQGETWYYGPCGKRMKQFPEVIKYLSRNVVQDVRREHFSFSPRMPVGDFYEERDTPEGLQWVKLSPEEIPSRIQAITGKRGRPRNAEKVKPKEPPPAKRGRGRPPKAKMVDLLSKTDARLLKKLEAQEVLSEEDKLKMSKIKKKMRRKAKNKQKQEAKAPRAKETKKKSKAKEKKGKLEKGKEKARPKEKKGKGARKADKGLLAQRRLEERRRQQLILEEMKKPTEDMCLGDHQPLPAFSRIPGLILPSCAFSNCLTVVEFLQSYGKVLGFDPAKDVPSLCVLQEGLLGVGDSTGEVQDLLVRLLQAALYDPGLPPYCQSLKILGEKVSEISLNRDTVSEILRCFLTAHGAGEELCEGLRTKPFQALPPERKAAILAFLVNELNSSALIISEIDKTLDNMSHYRKNKWIIEGRLRRLKVALAKRTGRPESEITGLEDCRRRRSSRLTEETGLEMEEKESQGRKSRREEEADTSASSIPELERQIEKLAKRQMFFRKKLLHSSQTLRAASLGQDRYRRRYWVLPHLGGIFVEGTEAAEPEPPEPPKEKTFPHYSPVKQEPVEVPIPSRTSCTASRSRGRPRKSKEEQSEHSGPRPSPLNGVLEELEPLGQSQHDLSQSAFLSWLSQTQSSLLQDSVLTPASSPGKGDARLPPPKAPSDPMEEEEEEEESAPEAAEKQGPWFNLLPRTPCDDQAPLATSSAEPSLRTPTQPRGHPRGELPRGSARQLNGLPMDDPTAPLLASTPVSASARAHGACPRSRGSLERLQDLPGQPKRRGRPPTKFFRQIEQKYLTQLTEQPVPPEMQSGWWWVQDPEELEAVARALHPRGIREKALHKHLTKHKEFLREVCLRSTTDPIFHLRPEAAGAAVSQEALARWSVMDRAYETDLSVLQWVEELEQRVLMADLQIRGWTCPSPDSTRDDLQYCEHKVEPLEDITVRSRRDGLPLCRERTNPLDLAVLRLAALEQNLERRYLKEPLWPLHEVVVEKVVLSSPEELSLGPTEMXDLSPAPAVPPGCGRLRLSLVSHGRAYEITPRVRTWRQTLERCRSAAQVALCIYQLEKSIAWEKSVNRVTCLVCRRGDDDEHLLLCDGCDRGCHLYCHRPKMTEVPEGDWFCSVCVSRAGQYRDPLSPRRGKKRKRGRLFGTAEDTGSPRRRPGPRRREGLPPPGRGPRPLKRRGVTLRGQPSDLTFCEIILMEMESHEDAWPFLEPVNPRLVPGYRRIIKNPMDFATMRTRLLQGGYSSSEEFAADAMLVFDNCQTFNEDESAVGRAGRAMRRFFQSRWEEFYQGKHATTP; from the exons atggaaacaaacaacCATTTTAACTTCACTGGCCTTTCCTCTGCACCCGCTGCCTCAGGACCGAAACCCACGCCTGCCTCAGGGGACAGCCCCTTCCCCCCTGGCTCCCTGCTCAGCTTCCCCACCCAAGGGAAAA GTCTGAACGGGGGCACGAATGTCAATGGCTTCTCTACTGTATCTCACCCCAGCACTTCAGGGACCTCTGCCGCCGGCTCCCCACCGCTCCGCACCTACGACTGCCTCTGGGACTACGCTCCGTTCCCGCCCGCCAGCGGCCTCAAGGAcggcagccctgctgcccccgcACTCGCCCCCCTCGGACAGTTCCCCCTCAACGGCATGGCTGGGGGGTCCCGGCCGGCATCCCCTGGCCACAGCAGCAACCTGCGGGGGGCCGGGCAGGAGTTCTGGGGCAACGGCACCCCTGGCCCCATGGGGCTGAACTTCGACTCACAGGAGCTGTACGATTCCTTCCATGACCAGAGCTTCGAGCTGATGCAGAACGGACCAGCCGGCTTCTTCGCAGCGGCCCAGCCCTCCCCCATGCTGGGCTCTGACACTCGGCCCTTCTCGCTGCCACCGGAGGAGCCAGGCCCCGGCGGGGGGGACGCCGACACCACAGCCAAAGAGATCCCCCCTGCCATGGCAGAGAACGGGGGCGGACTGGTGGGCAgcatggagctggaggagccGCAGACAG ACTTGAAGATTTGTGACTACAACGTGTCTGTCCCTGGCCCGGTGCCGCTGGAGCAGGAGGGGCCTGGCCTGTCCCCcagtgtgggcagcagctgcttgggGGACACGTCGCCCATGGCCCCACAGCTGGAGGACGCCCACATCCTCAGCGGAGACCCCCTGGAGCCCTTCGAATCTCTGGCCAGAG ACCCTGGCACTGGGGACCTCTATGCCATGGATGACTCGCAGCTGGTGAGCGACAAATCCCCCCTGGAGGTACCTCCCGACCTGCCCACCAGCCCTCCTCTCCACGCTGGACCCTTCAgcctgctgcccaccagcccCTCGCCCCCGCCGCTGCTCGCTGGCCCCAGCTCGCTGCACG ACGGTAGCATCAACCACGAGGGGCCGGAGGAGTCGAGGTCCCTGGAGCTCGACCCCCCACTGGAGCCTGAGTCCCCAGCCCCGTcggcagaggaggaagaagaggaggaggaggaggaggctgctgctgacagctaTCCAGAGCCTTCTGCCGCCTTGGGAGCAGAGGGCGAGGCCGCCCCACTGAGTGCCTCGGCAGCAG GTGACATCCCCCGCCGGCGCATCGCCACGCAGGACGAGGTGCGCTTCCCCCTGCAGCACGG GTGGAGGCGGGAGGTGCGGATCCGGAGGGGGAACCATCGCTGGCAGGGAGAGACCTGGTACTACGGACCCTGTGGGAAGAGAATGAAGCAGTTCCCGGAGGTGATCAAG tACCTGAGCAGGAATGTGGTGCAGGATGTCCGGCGCGAGCACTTCAGCTTCAGCCCCCGCATGCCGGTGGGAGACTTCTATGAGGAGCGGGACACACCTGAG GGTCTGCAGTGGGTGAAACTGAGCCCCGAGGAGATTCCCTCCCGCATCCAGGCCATCACAGGCAAGCGCGGGCGGCCCCGCAATGCCGAGAAGGTCAAACCCAAGGAGCCGCCGCCTGCCAAGCgcggccggggccgc ccccccAAGGCCAAGATGGTCGATCTGCTGAGCAAGACGGATGCGCGGCTGCTGAAGAAGCTGGAAGCCCAAG AGGTGCTCAGCGAGGAGGACAAGCTGAAAATGAgcaaaatcaagaagaaaatgaggcGGAAG GCCAAGaacaagcagaagcaggaagcCAAAGCCCCCAGAGCAAAGGAAACCAAGAAGAAATCCAAG GCCAAGGAGAAGAAGGGCAAACTAGAGAAGGGCAAAGAGAAAGCCCGGCCCaaggagaagaaaggcaaaggGGCTCGCAAGGCGGACAAGGGGCTGCTGGCCCAGCGGCGGCTGGaggagcggcggcggcagcagctcATCCTGGAGGAGATGAAGAAGCCCACAGAGGACATGTGCCTGGGGGACCACCAG cccctgccagcctTCTCCCGCATCCCGGGCCTCATCCTGCCCAGCTGCGCCTTCTCCAACTGCCTGACAGTCGTGGAGTTTCTCCAGAGCTATGGCAAGGTCCTGGGCTTCGACCCAGCCAAGGACGTGCCCagcctgtgtgtgctgcaggaggggctgctgggggtgggcGACAGCACAGGCGAGGTGCAGGACCTGTTGGTGCGGCTGCTGCAGGCTGCGCTCTACGACCCCGGGCTGCCGCCCTACTGCCAG tCCCTGAAGATCCTGGGGGAAAAGGTGTCTGAGATCAGTCTGAACCGCGACACCGTCTCTGAGATCCTGCGCTGCTTCCTGACGGCACACGGGGCAGGTGAGGAGCTGTGTGAGGGGCTGCGGACCAAGCCCTTCCAGGCGCTGCCCCCGGAGAGGAAAGCTGCCATCCTGGCCTTCCTGGTGAACGAGCTGAACAGCAGCGCCCTCATCATCAG CGAGATCGACAAGACCCTGGACAACATGTCCCACTACAGGAAGAACAAGTGGATCATTGAAGGGCGACTGCGCAG GCTGAAGGTGGCCCTGGCCAAGAGGACCGGCCGTCCCGAGTCAGAGATCACGGGCCTGGAGGACTGTCGGCGCCGACGCAGCTCCCGCCTAACGGAGGAGACAGGCCTGgagatggaggagaaggagagccAGGGACGGAAATCCCGccgggaggaggag GCGGACACGTCTGCATCCAGCATCCCAGAGCTGGAGCGGCAGATCGAGAAGCTGGCCAAG AGGCAGATGTTCTTCCGCAAGAAGCTGCTCCATTCCTCACAGACACTGcgagcagcttccctgggccagGACCGGTACCGGCGCCGGTACTGGGTCCTGCCCCACCTGGGCGGCATCTTTGTGGAGGGCACCGAGG CAGCTGAGCCAGAGCCCCCGGAGCCCCCCAAGGAGAAGACTTTCCCCCACTACTCCCCGGTGAAGCAGGAGCCGGTGGAAGTGCCCATTCCCAGCCGGACGAGCTGCACAGCCTCGCGCTCCCGCGGCCGGCCCCGGAAGAGCAAAGAGGAGCAGTCGGAGCACAGCGGGCCCAGACCCTCACCCCTCAATGGggtcctggaggagctggagccgCTGGGGCAGAGCCAGCATGACCTCAGCCAGTCTGCCTTCCTCTCCTGGCTGAGCCAGACCCAgtcctccctgctccaggacTCCGTCCTcacccctgccagcagcccaggcaaGGGGGACGCGAGGCTCCCACCACCCAAAGCCCCGTCAGACCCcatggaggaggaagaggaggaggaagagagtgccccagaggctgcagaaaagcaggggCCCTGGTTCAACCTGCTGCCCCGGACACCCTGCGATGACCAAGCCCCCCTGGCTACCTCCTCAGCCGAGCCCTCACTGCGCACCCCCACACAGCCCCGTGGCCACCCCCGTGGTGAGCTGCCCAGGGGCTCAGCCAGGCAG CTGAATGGCCTCCCCATGGACgaccccacagcccctctgctcgCTTCCACACCAGTGTCTGCCAGTGCCAGGGCCCACGGTGCCTGTCCCCGGAGCCGAGGCAGCCTGGAGAGGCTCCAGGACTTGCCGGGGCAGCCCAAGCGCCGAGGGCGGCCCCCCACCAAATTCTTTAGGCAGATTGAACAGAAGTACTTGACCCAGCTGACGGAGCAGCCCGTTCCCCCTG AGATGCAGAGCGGCTGGTGGTGGGTGCAGGACCCCGAGGAGCTGGAGGCCGTGGCCCGTGCCCTGCACCCGCGGGGGATCCGGGAGAAGGCGCTGCACAAGCACCTCACCAAGCACAAGGAGTTCCTGCGGGAGGTCTGCCTGCGCTCCACCACAG ACCCCATCTTCCACCTGCGCCCCGAGGCGGCTGGTGCCGCCGTGTCTCAGGAAGCCCTGGCCCGGTGGTCGGTGATGGACAGAGCCTACGAGACTGACCTCTCAGTGCTGCAGTgggtggaggagctggagcagcgCGTGCTGATGGCCGACCTGCAGATCCGG GGCTGGACCTGCCCCAGCCCCGACTCCACGCGGGATGACTTGCAGTACTGCGAGCACAAAGTGGAGCCCCTGGAGGACATCACAGTGCGGAGCCGGCGGGACGGGCTGCCGTTGTGCCGGGAGCGCACCAACCCGCTGGACCTGGCGGTGCTGCGGCTGGCGGCGCTGGAGCAGAACCTGGAGCGGCGCTACCTGAAGGAGCCACTCTGGCCCCTGCACGAGGTGGTGGTGGAGAAGGTCGTGCTGAGCAGCCCCGAGGAGCTGAGCCTGGGACCCACCGAGATGTGAGACCTGTCCCCTGCCCCGGCCGTGCCGCCGGGATGCGGGCGGCTCCGGCTGAGCCTCGTCTCCCACGGCAGAGCCTACGAGATCACCCCCCGGGTCCGGACGTGGCGGCAGACGCTGGAGCGGTGCCGCAGTGCAGCCCAGGTCGCCCTCTGCATCTACCAGCTGGAGAAGTCCATCGCCTGGGAGAAGTCGGTCAACAGAGTG ACCTGCCTGGTTTGCCGGCGCGGGGACGACGACGAGCACTTGCTGCTGTGCGACGGCTGCGACCGCGGCTGCCACCTCTACTGCCACCGGCCCAAGATGACGGAGGTGCCCGAGGGCGACTGGTTCTGCTCCGTCTGCGTCTCCCGG GCGGGGCAGTACCGGGACCCCCTCTCCCCCCGACGTGGCAAGAAGCGGAAGCGGGGGCGTCTCTTTGGGACGGCGGAGGACACGGGGAGCCCGCGGCGCCGGCCGGGCCCGCGCCGAcgcgaggggctgccccccccggGCCGGGGGCCACGGCCCCTCAAGCGCCGGGGTGTGACACTGCGGGGCCAGCCCAGCGACCTGACCTTCTGCGA gatCATCCTGATGGAGATGGAGTCACACGAGGACGCGTGGCCCTTCCTGGAGCCCGTCAACCCCCGCCTGGTCCCCGGTTACCGCAGGATCATCAAGAACCCCATGGACTTCGCCACCATGCGCACGCGGCTGCTGCAGGGCGG GTACTCCAGCTCAGAGGAGTTTGCAGCCGATGCCATGTTGGTGTTCGACAACTGCCAGACCTTCAACGAGGACGAGTCCGCGgtgggccgggccgggcgcg